From the Coffea eugenioides isolate CCC68of chromosome 1, Ceug_1.0, whole genome shotgun sequence genome, the window ACTTTTAGGAAATATGGTTCTCACCATCTGTACAATACGCAATGCGTGGCCAAATGCTGATTGATCCAACTACCAGTGACAATCCAAAGATAGTACGCACAGTAAATTTACCCCCTGAAAAGAAGCAAGAAGGAAATTAAACTTTTGTTGAAACACATATACTTGACACAAAGAGGAGGCAGTTCACTTGATCAATAAACTCAAGCACAAAATTTACAAACCAAAGCTagaaataataatagtaatacaGACTACAAGAAAGTCATGTTGCTCTGACATTTTTGTTGTGAAATTTAATACTTTGGTTGAAAATTACCATGTCACTCGCTATCACACAGAATGCTCAGATTGTGCCCATCTTCTCAAATCCAGTAAAAATCAAAAAAGATAAATTACAGACATTTTAGCAGGTAACAAGTTTGCCTTAATTGCACACCAACATCATACCATCAGTATTGTACTATGCTAATTCTTGTCTAATATTTGTTGAGAGAGGACATAAAGTCTAAAAACATGTGCAACCTAACACAATATTCTGACTTAACCCCGTGCAAATGCTCCAACAAATGAAGCTCAAAGAACCACTTATATACTGGGAAAATCTAAGTGATACTTCTTGccaattcaaaaattttgaattttgagacGAAAAAGATACACACTTGAAGAATCACAACATTTCCAGACCAACAGTATATATTGACGTCATATTAACTTCTCTTTAGTCCCCTTATCCTTATACACGACCAAACGTAATCATTCCAAAAAGACTGGTTTACATTGCAATGTAGTCGAGCTAAACATGAGAAGATAGAGAACAATATGCTCATATGTCCCTGAAGGGAACTTTTTAATGAACAATAATGCAGAAATGACAAGGGCAAGACTCCCGCTCCTGGGCAGCTCGCTTGGTCACGTCCACTCCTTATGGTACGTTGTCCAGCACCCCGCAAGGGTTCGAGTCTTAGGATTTATGTGCCCGGGGGATGGGGCCTCTCCTCTCaggccgcaggggattagtcgggccgaaGGCCCGGATACCCTAAGtccgggaaaaaaaaaagacaagggCAAGACTCAAATATAGTGACAACATATATCACTTGACTATGGCATTAAAATCACTTCACAAGTTTCTTTCAGGCAAAAAACCAAACAGATAGCGTGCGTACATTATCAAAATGCATATTTAACAACCCAAAATGCTAGAAAAACATAAATACAAGCCATAAATTCGGACCTGTATTGCAGTAATCCCCGAAATTATGCTTATATTTCCGAAAAATCAAATTCCAGTAAGGACTGGGCACAGTCCTATGCACCTTGGCTTTGATAGCATTCAACCATTTCTGTAAATTTCCATGATCCCCACGCATTACCGCTGTCAAGAACacaacaaaaaaatcaaaataaaaaataaacccatTAAAAAGTTATTGCAGCCCTTTGTCATACTCTACATTACCAcaccaaaaaatttttaaaaaaaaattcttgaatttaTGAACAGGGTTTTGTTCTGCAAACTTACCCGGGAAGTTGGGATGGTAGAGGTACGAGTAAGGAGATTTAACGGAGGCGAGAGAACCCCTAAGAATCGGCTGCATTAGGAATCTTGCTGTATACATTTCTGCTTCTGCCTAGTTAACCAGTAATATCAATCCTAGTGCAAGAATTTCGATTCTTCGGCCAGTCTCCGCCGTGGACAGAGAGCTTTTCCTGCGCCGCCGGCGGCTCAACTTACTTGCCGCTTAAAAGGATTATTTCATTTCgggattttttttgtttaattttatttGCTGTGGTTTTTTGGCCCACCTCAAGCAGACTTGGGGAGTCTGTACTTCTTGTAACTTTCCTCAACCCAAATGATGAAATCGTGGGCCTAGGTCCACGTATTTGAGCAGCATCTTTAGAAGGCGTGCTTACATTTGACCAGTAGTTCTTGGAGGCGGCGCACTTGCCAGTGTAATCACTTACGCCTTTGTGTTGTGCCACCTTCGGAGAGGAGGGCTTCCTTATTATAAGAAACTAGGAGGTATAAAACGCGCGATGCGCGTAGGTAATTAAAGACAATATGCCCTGCCAAATTTGCTAAAATATGCGTGGGTAATAGTGCTTTGTGTTCCCAAtcgaatttaaaaaaaatgttgaaattataagtttgattACACTAATCGTTAGAAGATGAACATGGAGTGTGCAAAGCATACATTATTTAAGAGACTGGAATAATCTGTCAAATATGTAGATTAAGGGAGCAATTAAATTTCGGTGCATTGTTCTTTTATCCAGCATGgtatgcaaatttttttttttttttttatctaaattTAGAGTTAAAAGAGAAAATCAATTTACTTGATATTCAAATTGAGAACGGTTGAATAAGAGTTCATTTAAGAGGATCACTAACTAATGAAACCGAAATGAATAACATTTTGAGTGTGTAAATTTTTAAGTTCAACCCAATCTTATGCTAATTTCAGATTTGCGTAAAAAATGTCAAGCTACTTAAGtttgaattaataaaattatatttgaGTTTGATTCAATAATGAATAAGCTTAATTTTAAAAGCTTTAGCAAATTGAATTATTCCTCAAATAATGACGTTGGTAAGATAAGAAACTCCTTAGACTGGATTCAAATGGATTAGATCCAAGAGTTTATAGTGCAATAtgttcaaaattgaaatttaagatGGAAAATTAGAATCGAGTATACGTTATTAGGCGAATGCACAACGGAATTAGTCCTTTAAATTTGAATCAATACTCAAAGTCTTAAGGGTTTGTATAACATTTATTGGcaagatttgaaatgaatgTGCTTAGATTTTTTACCCttgtcaaaaacaaaaatcatagAGGGATAACAAAGTCAAAGTTGGACCTTGTTAAATTTTTTTGGCTTGAATTCTATAACTAATCCAAGCTTGAAGATAAGCTCACTTACTGATTCAATATCAGTTAATAAGGtttaaaaatactttttttttgtttataatTCTTTGGGAACAAAGTACTTCAGTATTTCTAATTATTGCTTTAGCTGTAAAATTTGGAAAAGAACACTGATTTTTTGGTGCGGATAATCAAAAAAATTACTGTTTCCAAAGTGCTATAAACTTCAAGGTAATGCAAAGACTTCAAATCCATTACGTTACATGAACAGGGCAACGATTCTGATAATGTAACTGGCTAGTGAACTGGATACGAAAAGCAAAAACTATAAACAGAAACTTAGTAGCTTGCAGGCTGAAGCTTTATAAGCTGATGCTATACCTTTTTGGATTCATAACCTCTGCCTTCTGATGAACTTGCAAAAAGTAAATGAAAGCAATTAAAATTAATCCATTGCCACAGAAATAGTTGTAGCAAAGATAGATACATTTTTTGAAGAAGATACTACTGGGGAAAATAGAGCATAATCTTACATTGCATATGAACAGAAGCATTAAAACATCGAAAAGTACTGATATATTAAAATGCCAGATCATTGATACATTACAGAAATGCGTGTGATTAATTATGGCCTAATTGAGCTGAAGCTGAAAGTTAAAATGCCATGGATACATTTTTTCGATGCCTTTTCGATTGaatacaacaacaacaaaggATGGTCAGCCCAAAGATTGGCAAATGCTCTTAGAATGCATTAACTTGAGTAGATATCACAATGTAAAATATTCATGCGATTACAATCTTCCATTCATTAATTCGaccaaaaaaggaagaaaaagaaaaggacctAACAGTCCTGTTCATAAAAGAATTGGAACTTAAAAGTAAATGATATACAACAAAATATCCTACTacagaaaattttgaccaaaagagAGAACACTCAGATAATTTTTCATCAGAGATACTGCAGTAGTTTACAACAACAAAGACAGACATGGATCTAGATAGCCTAGCATCCCAGCCCATCAGCAACTCAAAACAATATCAAATTGTAACTAAAAATGGCAAATCTCATGTAACTGAACCGGGGTAACAAGCAACTGCTAGTATGATTAAACAAAAGAATTAGTTGCAAAATTGAATTTCTGGCTACAGTGTACAATTTACTGTTTAAGTTTAGCGTACACTAtatagaaaaatgataaaagctTCCTGAAATGTGACATAAGAGAAAGCATCACTTAGAAACAATATTTGGCAGTAGTCTGCAATTTTACCATGATCAATACAAAAGTATGGAGAAACAAACCTAAGAGACTTATTTAAATATGTAAGAATAACAAAAGACAAATCCTGAAACAGCTACAGCTGATGGGTTTACACGCTTTTGTGAATGCAAAGGGCATAACATTCTATCTGGAGGCAGTGGAATTCCCTCCTTTGCAACCTGTTTCAAAATGAAGCAATAATCTGTGTGTGAATATCAAATGGCTATAGAAACACAAAGTTCATAAAGTCCTTTATATTTTTTCATCCCtatcattttctttcattttttttcaatttgtgTAAGAAACCTTACCATTATACCATTTCTGCACCtataattgttatttttttttcatttattaccATCAATGGTGCTCCCATGCAAAAAATTTCCAAGACTTGGCAATGAGTGAGCCATATGTGTCAGATAGGAATAACTAAAATATGGAAACTATTCATATGAAACATAACAATTACCATGACTTTCTCACAAGTCACAAAAGAATATCCTACATGCTAGAAAATATACAAAAGAATATCCCACATGCAAGAAAATATAGTCTTAACAAGCCCACCAACCATTCGTGGAACTTCCTAcacattaaaagaaaataacctCACCTTTACCACTATTCCATCATCTGACATTCACATCAATAATGAAAGTCATGAATTTTATTCGTTATTATTATCATGACATGGGCACAAGGGGCACATGATAGCCAAGGCCTTGGTACTTGATAGCCAAGGCACATGATAGCCCTGGCACAAGTCAGTTAGAAGGCAGTACTCATTCTTGGCATGGTATGTAGCCATCAAGCCTGCATGTTTATGAAAAGAGCAAAATCCATTAATCCATCTGTTTTGGTGTAGCCAAAATTGACAGCAGCATATATATCTTTTGCATCAGAATGGGTATAGAAGACGTCAACCAGGTTAGGTGTTAGCCATATAGAAGAAATAATTATCAGGAAGACAGAATCTTAACATGCTTTCATTGAGTTCCTTCTAAGATAAGAAGAATGGTATAACTGGCAAGTAACATGCTCAAGAAAGGATTCAAGCAACCAAGCTCTGGGAAAAATCCTAATGCAGACCAAAACATCTTTTTCACAAAATACTATCAGAAGCATACAGCTATAAGCttatattatttaaataaaaAAGTGGTAGGATATGGAAGAATCTTAGCATAGCCTGCAGTTTGGACATCAAAGCCCTCATCCTGCCAAATAACAAAGTTAGAAGGATGCCAAAAGATTTGAGTCTTATGACAAGCAAATTCATTGTACCTGCAATTCTCTAATAAGTGGCAAACTACCAGTAATAGAATAGGGCTTTACATGCACCACTGCCTCTTCAGTCGTTTTACATAGGACATGGAAACCAGGGGATTGAAGGTTGCAAGCAACTCCAGAATTTGCCTCGTTGTAACTTAGTGTGATTCTGAGGGTAAATAAATTGTAAAACTGAATATTACACAATGAGTACCGTACTGATATGCAAAGAAAACTGATTCCATAGGACCATCACCCTACTTCCATGCTTGAAATTATAATCTCAGGGTGCAATGCAATTCACAACATAAATACTTGATCAAGGAATGTCTTTATTAGTGGAAGGCTGTTCCATCCCCTATGTGGAAACAGAAGTTCTCATGACATCGGCATTTTTTTCCCTTATGTTGTTTGCCATCAGTGCTGCCCATTCCAACTCCCaaggaaaaagataaaagagaaCCCCAACGTGATGAAGCATGTCTATGACAGGAAGCCCAAACCTAAATATCCTTCGATGAAATGCTTTCCAGTTTGCAAGAAAGATGTGGGACTTTCTTTTCTGTTTATTTGAACTTTGAAAGAGCATACTCAATTAAACTTCTGGAAAGTGGAAAGATAAGAAGTAGAAACTGTAGAAAACAAGGGAGCTTTGGTTCTGTGATCCCTCCTAGTCCCAGATGAAGCATGTGGCTTTGAGTATAATGAAAGACCATTTACAACAGAGAAGTCTTAGTTCAAGATCTAAAATGTAGAATTTATCCCATATTCATAGATTGTATCCAGGGACAGTTTTAACTTTTCTGTCAATTTACAAAAAACTTTTGCATTACATTGTTGACTGTTGGGCCTAATATGGTTTCTTGCAGTGTTTATAATCTTAGGATGTGTAATTACCTTATGCATACTTCTTCTctgtatatcaaaattttcttgaattagtgGATAAATGATTTTCAATTTGACAAACTACAATCCCCTTTTTCATTCCTACCAAATTTAAAGTGAAAGCAACAACCACTCAGCATGCTTCTACTAAACAAAGCAGTCGACAAAGGCATACCTTCCCCTTAGGTTTTCATCTGGTAGCACATATTTTGAAACAGGGTCCCTAGTATCAAGCTTCTCAATATTTTCATTTATGTCTTCTACATACTCCTGTAACTTCTTCAGCACATCTGATACACTGTTGAGGAGTGAATAATATATACTGTCAAACTTTTGAATTGTTACCTGAATATCCTTCTAAACTCAACTGGTAAAGCTACAGCAGACTAAGTATAGGAAGATAATTAGTTTAAGGCTAAAACATAAAAATGAAGAAGGCAAAGGAATTAATTGTGAAATATCATAATCTGATAAATTAAATCATCCACAATTTAGTaaggagaaaaaaggaaaaaatttccaCCTGTAAAATGGAGTCAACCTGCAAAAGTAAAGAGGCATTGTTAGAAGGGTTTAGAAGTTCAAGATCCTAAACAAGAATATATAAAGAAATATGTACCTAACATCCCCTGAAACTGTACATTCAGCTGGATTTGGTTAATTCCACCACCTGGATCTGTAATATAAAATGCTTATtcagaaaaatggaattggaTTGGCTGCTTATGACAAGTCAAATATCACACTTGTCCGAGTTCTTCCACAATGTGATCAAGACTTACAAGACCATTGAGTTGGTTTCATTGTTGATGGTGTTGCAAATCCATAAACTTGTTCCTTAGGATGAGGAGGGAAATCTTTATAGAACCATAATTGGATCTCTTTGAGTGCTTCCATTGCTAGCTCCAAGGGATTAATAATAGCctacagaaaaagaaaactactaAATGGAACACATTCACAGGTTCTTCCCAGTAATGGAGCATTCTTAATGTGTATGAACTTGCAGCAGTATTCCTCTTCAATCCCTCCAAGTTATTGTCCAGCTAAATTATCATAACATTAATTCATCTACAGCCAAGCCTATCCTATTTATTTTTGGTGCACTGTGATCACTTATAAAAGGTCTTTTATTCAAGGATTAAGTTATTGAATCAACAAAgacaaaattttttatattatataattaaaaGATAAGATGAATTCAGAAGCActttttgattttaaatataaaatatagCAAACAGAATTCCATCGATCTAATTCACGAACTTATAGGATAACTATCTTACAAAATATCaagataaataataaaatacaaAGCAGAAAcctggaaaaaagaaaaacagaaagctACAAAAAACagagaataaaaaataaattcaaagaaaatatacattgacaaaaaaaataagaaaacaaaCAGATACAAAAAACAAAGACCACTTTCgaaggaagaaaaatcttataaaAGGAAACATccaactacaaaaaaaaaaaagcaccacGGACACCAACAAAACATATAGTTGGCCTTAAAAATCCACATAAgcaaaaaaaaggtaaaaaatacattttcaaaaaaaatatacaaagaAATAAGACAACAAACAGATACAAAAAACAAAGACTACTTtcgaaggaaaaaaaatctcatAAAAGGCAACATCgaactaccaaaaaaaaaaaggaccacGAACACCAACAAAACATATAGTTGGCCTTAAAAATCCACATAAGCaagaaaaaggtaaaaaatacattttcagAAAAACCATCGAACAAGAAAGACAAAATCTGTACAAAAACTCATTCGATAAACCATATACAAGAAGTTCcaacaaaaaggggaaaaaagccGAAGGAAAATCAAACCAGCAATAAATTCTAACAAGAAGTCATTATTTACTTGTTACAACAAGAAGCAAAAAAAACAGTAAGAAACGCCCCCTTTTCTTTCCACCAGAAGCTAAAAAATAGCTGGGAAAATAGCACaaaaaaaaacgaaaagcaTGAAACAGAACAATGGAGGCAATACCTTAAAAAAGCAGAACAAAATCAGAAATGCTTACATCATGGCCATGGATATCTGATTgaaatcatgtttttttttgtgggaaatggagaagaattgcccaaaaattttctaaaatttaagCGAGAATCCAGGAAACTTTAGCTTTGCAGTTGATCGGAGAAGGAGAGAGAGGTGATTGACAACTTCTTTGTAGAGGAGAGGGTATAAGTGGGCTGGAGTTGCGGCCTGGAGGGATATGAGAGAATTTTTTGTTGGAATTCTGCCTAGCTGGAGCTGCGGTTTAGGGTTGaaaggaaacaaaggaaaaaggAGGAAGAAATGGAGAGtagggagaagaaagaaagcgGCTGAGGTTTAGGGTTGAAAAGAAGACAATGGAAAAAGGAAGAGAGAGAAGGAATGGAGAGTGGCGTGAGTAGCACGAGGGCCGACGAAAAAAAGCCTGGCACGCGAGGAGCACGAGGGCCGACGAAAAAAAATGAGCCTCAGGCCGACGAAAAGAGCCTCAGACCAAAACCCCCACTCGCTCTTATTCTATATatgttgataaaatttctatcgtttcccaaaaaaaaaaaaaaagaagaggaggGCTTCGATGGAAATTGAATTGTTAATGAATTTCGTTCCATTTTAACACATCATCGTAAACTTATTgcttcaaaaatcaaaaaaggatgaaaaaaagaagaaatctgTCTAGGGTGAATTGAAAGCAATTTTATGCTGGACGCTCTTTTGATAGCATTTATGGAATGAGGTGGAATCTAAgtgcatttgatttttgatttatgGAATGGGTAAGGACAATTCAAGCTTGACCTGCTCGGCATGAGAAAAAATCCAATAAGCCTAATCTTTTATATTAGAGTCAAATTAAATGTAAGTCGAATTTGGGCTTCATTAGACTCAAACTATATATAAATTTGGCCTtttaatctatatatatatatataattatatatctaaATATATAATACTAATACTTGTGAGTTATGCgttaaaatatattaatatatatgagaaatattaaatatacaaaattgtGTCAAAAATTTCAGAAGAACAAATCTTAATTTGAGCAAATTGAGGACTTTTGGAGATGTATTGAATGTTAAtcatgttttattttgatttatcATGTACTTTGAACTCATTGAACAtattattgttgaaaaaaatcttgatttatATACTTGTTAATGAATTGTTACTGGTTCATGTATAGTTTCAATGTGATGATTCTGCagatgttaaattagttttagaacttaatagttatagtaattatattaagaaaattaaataGTAATAAGTGAACTTGGACTAAGTTAATCCGTCATGGTTTGCAGACacaaattttgtttcttgttaGTAAGACTAGTTTAGGCCTGATTTTGCGCGTTGGGCCATTGCAATACAATGAAACACCTCAACGAGCATTGCAAAATGCCAATGCCAGCAAAGAATGGATTAGAGGCCTCTCCCATAGCGACAATGGTAGAGTATCACGTGTCTGCCAAAATATTAAATATCCTTATACTATAATATTAAGCCAGTTTTTAGgttaaacttttcttttaattttgaccACCTTCTTGTGGGCAAGATAATCTTTTTAGATTAGAGTCAATACAAATGTAACATtaagggtgcgtttgataaaggTGAAATTcgaaaactgaaatctaaaatttgaatccattaaaatattgaattgttaagtattaaatcaaatagatttgagtgtatatcacattcagtgataaatgaatagcttatcacttaattttgggaaaaaaattttgtttcgaAAATTCAGTGCAAcgtaattaattcaaatatttaattttttattattaaacgTGTCTGATCATATCAAggtctgaattcattaaatttaagtgctgaattgggttatcaaacgGGACCTAAGTACGAGTATAATTACTCTTTTGTTCTTATTTAGTGTGAATTGGTCTTTTCTTCACGTAGGATGACATCAATTGTTCTTAGGCTACTGACTTAACCGTTCAAGTGTCAAGTGTCTAGTAGAAAAATAGtacaaaattgattaaattgcTTTCCCCGTTGATAAAAACACTCCTCTCAAAAAGCGACAATCTTTTCAAGGTGGACGGAGTAAtatattacttttattattGTATAGTCTAATAAAGTGACCtctatgcatatatatatatatatatatatacatacacgcACACTTAGTTAATGTAttgaattaaaaattaaattccTTCTATAAAAAAAGTACAATAACGTATTAAGTATTTTGATCCATCAATGATCAATTGAGAAAGTGAGAAAAATTATAAATAGGAGGTCTTGGGTTTAAAGTCTCTcgcttacaaaaaaaaaaaaaaagatcaaatttAAAAATGACTTTTTGGATAAGAAACATGAAATTATATAACAATTGAAATTCCTAAATGATTTAGAGCtaaaatataatttcaaaaaaGTAAAATGGCAAAAAACATAATGATGCACAAAAGTAGGTGCACATGGAAActtaaaagaattaaagaagttaaagCAAAAAGATGTACATTACTACGAAAACATACGCAGCTGTCGATCTTACATTGAATGTTCCAGACAACTAAGACCACTTGATTGCATTAAACAACTAGGCATAAAATGTTCAAGTCAAGAACCGAACTGGTTTAATAAAAAACCGTTCCAATTCATCAGATGAACAGTCCAACACCGGACGAGTTAACTATTTTACAACATTTAAAGCGGTTTTAAAAGAGCAATGGCCTTAAGGGGCACTGCCTTGTGCATTGTACCTTCAAACTCTTCGGTCATGTCAATTTCTTCTGGTTTGATCCCTTCTTCAAGCTTCCACTCAAATTTATGAAGCAAAGAAGCCACCATGAGGTGCACCATTCGATCAGCCAGTGGTAGTCCAGCACACATTCTTCTTCCCGTGCCAAAGGGAAGGAGCTGAAAATGCTGGCCCTTCATATCAATCTCACCATCCATGAAACGTTCAGGCACGAATGAAGTAGGATCTGACCACAAGCTTGGATCCCTGCCCATACCCCACAAGTTAACATATATATCAGCATTTTTTGGCACCACGTATCCATTGATTTGTGTGTCACTTTGAGCTTGGTGAACTAGGAATGGGAAAACAGGCCAAAGACGAAAGGTTTCTTTAATGACCGACTGCAAGTAAGGGAGATTTGAGATATCAGATTCCTGAACCAGCTCGTTTTGTCCAATAACTTTCCTGATCTCGTCcctagcttttgattttttttcaggGTTGCGTAGTAACTCTGCCATTGTCCACTCCACGATGACTGAACTTGTGTCTATCCCTCCAAGGAATAAATCCTAAAACACAGTGGAGTTGGAATCAAATTATAGTCATCAggtgattttcttttctttttttttccatttcataATTTAGGAGTTATATATTAGCACCTGTTATATAAAGTACGTATTGAATGGATAGGTACATTAATATTACTCACCAAAATCAAATGTTTCATGTCCTTGTAGCTCCATACAGATTCATTTTGCTGATTAAGATCAAGAAGGGTTTCCAAGAaatcatttttcctttgataAGTGTTGGATGTGTATCTTTCTTGTGATCTCTGACGAATGATACCATCCATAATATCAAGTAACTTTCCAAAATGTACCTTGGCTCTGCGCCTTATGCCCTGCGGATCAATTGCCCGGAGGATGGGAAAAAAGTCCACGAGATTAGGGATAGAAAGAATTTTGAAAGCATTCCCTACCATTTCTTTCGCCCCTTGAGACGAGAAAGAGCTGGATATAGAATCGGATTGTGCAAAATCAACCGAGAAGAAAGTGTTCCACATCAAGTCGAGAGTTGTTGAGAAGGCAGCTTCACCAATATCTATGGCCTGTCCATTGAGACAGCGTTGGCCTACATAATTGCACAGTTGCTGCACCT encodes:
- the LOC113766363 gene encoding ferruginol synthase-like — protein: MDAPNTLPFWLLIPLFSVIWYCIHFLLISNSNDEKSKKLPPGPYPLPVIGNLLQISGLLHRPLTKLSQTYGPLMSLKIGSRRAIVVSSPEIAKEVLHKHDLEFAGRRIVDAITAWDHHKVSIAWLPPQSQWRNLRKICKEHIFSSERLNASQGLRQQKVQQLCNYVGQRCLNGQAIDIGEAAFSTTLDLMWNTFFSVDFAQSDSISSSFSSQGAKEMVGNAFKILSIPNLVDFFPILRAIDPQGIRRRAKVHFGKLLDIMDGIIRQRSQERYTSNTYQRKNDFLETLLDLNQQNESVWSYKDMKHLILDLFLGGIDTSSVIVEWTMAELLRNPEKKSKARDEIRKVIGQNELVQESDISNLPYLQSVIKETFRLWPVFPFLVHQAQSDTQINGYVVPKNADIYVNLWGMGRDPSLWSDPTSFVPERFMDGEIDMKGQHFQLLPFGTGRRMCAGLPLADRMVHLMVASLLHKFEWKLEEGIKPEEIDMTEEFEGTMHKAVPLKAIALLKPL